In the Deferribacter desulfuricans SSM1 genome, TCGAATATTCTTCAACAATAGTAATACCACCTGAGGCAACAGTTGAGGTGGATGCTTTTGAAAACTTGATAATTCATGTTTGAGGTGAGGTTATGAAATTAAATCCTATATTATTAGAAGTTTTTAAAAATAGATTTATTTCAATATCAGAGGAGATGGGAGTTACATTAAATAGAACAGCTTTTTCACCAAATATAAAAGAGAGAAGAGACTTCTCATGTGCACTATTTGATGAAAATGGTGATATGATTGCTCAGGCTGCACATATCCCAGTTCATCTTGGCTCTATGCCTATGAGTGTGAAATCAGCTATAGAAAATGTAAATTTGAAAGATGGCGACATGGTTATTTTAAATGACCCTTATAAAGGTGGCACTCATTTGCCAGATGTAACAATAGTTGCACCAGTTTTTTTAGGAGAAGATAAACCTCAATTTTTTGTTGCAAATAGGGCTCATCATGCTGATATCGGTGGTATGACTGCAGGCTCAATGCCACTATCTACCTCAATTTTTCAAGAAGGTTTAATTATACCACCTCTTAAAATTGTTGAGAAAGGTGAGGTGGTTGAGCCTTTGATGAAATTTCTTCTAAATAATGTGAGAACCCCTTATGAAAGAGAGGGGGATTTTACAGCACAAATTATGGCTAATATAACCGGTATAAAAAGGATTGAAGAGTTAGTTAATAGTTATGGGCTTCAAATGGTAAAGGAGTACGCAAAAGGGATGATGGATTATTCAGAAAAGATATTAAAAAATAGAATAAAAATTATCCCCGATGGAGTTTATAAGTTTGAAGATTTTATGGATGATGATGGTATTGAAAAAGAGAAAATTAAAATTGCAGTTAAGCTGATTGTAGATAATGACAAAGTGGTAGTGGATTTTACAGAAAGTGATGACCAGGTAAAAGGTAGCATCAATGCTGTTTATTCAATTACTTTGTCTGCAGTTTTGTATGTATTTAGGTCTTTGATAAAGGATGATATCCCCACAAATGCAGGGCTTTTAAGACCGATAAAGCTAAAAACTCGTAAAGGTAGCATAGTCGATGCAAAATTTCCTGCCAGTGTCGCTGGCGGTAATGTGGAAACTTCTCAAAGAATTGTTGATGTGCTGTTGGGAGCATTATCAAGAGCGTTACCAAATGAAATACCTGCAGCAAGCCAAGGGACTATGAATAATATTACAATTGGTGGGATTGATGAGAAAAGTGGCCAACCATTTACTTATTACGAAACCATTGGTGGTGGTATGGGAGCAAGCAGTTTTGCAAATGGAGAATCTGCAGTGCATTCTCATATGACAAATACTTTAAATACACCGATTGAAGCTCTGGAATTTACATATCCTATGATGGTTGAAGAGTATAGTATTAGAAAAAACTCTGGAGGACAGGGTAAGTATAGAGGTGGTGATGGGATTATAAGGCAGATCAGGTTGTTAAATGATGCCGAAGTGACGATGCTTACAGAGAGAAGAATTTTTAGCCCATACGGTTTAAATGGAGGAGAGCCTGGAAAGTGTGGTGCAAACATTGTTATTTCTAATGGTGAAAAAAGAGAAATTCCAGGCAAATTTAATATAAACCTGAAAAAAGGTGATATAATTAGGATAGAAACGCCAGGTGGTGGCGGCTTTGGTAAAAGTAAATAGGGAATTAGTGGGTGGATGAGCCCACAAAAAATAGAGAAGGGAGTTTACTATGGGAGTAAGAAAACTTTTAGTGTCAATTTTAGCATTTTTATCTTTGTCAGTTTTTGCTTTTGCTCAAAACTTTACACTTAATCTTAATGCTATTTATGGCCCAACTAGCTTTCACACTCAGGGTGCAATGAAATTTGCAAAACTGGTGGAAAAGTATACCAATGGTTCTGTAAAAATAGTTGTTCATCCAGGTGGAAGTTTGGGATTTAAGGGCCCAGAGCTTTTAAAAGCAGTTAAGGACGCACAAGTGCCTATGTCTGATATTCTGATGGGTGTTGTTGCAGGTAGTGAACATGTTTTTGGAATTAGTTCATTACCAAGACTTGTTTCAAACTTTAAAGAAGCAAGAGCTTTATATGAAGACTGTAAGCCGCTTTATGAGAAAGCAGCATTGAAATGGAATCAAAAGTTTTTGTATGCTGCGCCATGGCCACCAAGTGGTTTGGTTACAAAAAAGGAAATAAAAAGTGTTGCTGATTTAAAAGGGCTTAAAACAAGGACTTACGATAAGAACGGTGCAAAGTTTTTGAGAGAGCTTGGTGGGTCCCCTGTATCAATGCCATGGGGAGAGGTTTACTCATCTCTAAGAACTGGTGTAATTGATTCAGTGTTAACTTCCACTGAATCTGCAAAAAATGGTAAATTCTGGGAAGTATTGAAATATTTTACAAATATTTATTATGCTTTCCCTCTCAATATGGTAACAATCAATTTGGATTATTGGAAAGCTTTATCAAAAGAGCAGCAGAAAGCTATGCTTAAAGCTGCAAAAGAGATAGAAGAAATGCAGTGGAAAAACTCAAAAGATAGATATTTTTCTGCAGCAAAAGTTTTAGAAGAGCATGGAATGATTATAAACAATCCAACACCTGAGCTTGAAAAAGCTATGGATAAAGCAGCTAAGAAAATTATTGATGAGTTTATGAGTAAAGCAAAATCTAAAGAAAGAGCTGTTTTGGAGAAATATATTAAATGAAGAAAGTTCTAAAAATAATAGATACGGCATCGAATATCGGTGCCGTATTCTCTGCCATATTTATGATTTTGATAGTATTACTTATTGTTATAGAAATATTTTTGCGTGCAATATTTAATAAATCTACATTAATTACTGATGAATACAGTGCTTATATGTTTGTTTTTGTTGTAATGTTAGGGTTGTCTTATACTTTCAAAGAAAAGGGGCATATTAAAATTACAATTATAACTTCAAGATTAAAGAAAAAAACACAACGATATCTCGAAATTGTTATCTTATTTATAGCTTTAGCTATTTTAATATTTTCGTTATATTATTCTTTTAAGATGGTTTATGATACTTACTCTTTAGATATGAGGGCTGATACAATTGCAGAAACACCGTTATATTTACCTCAAATTGCCTTACCTTTGGGCTATTTTATATTTATTTTACAGGTAATTGCAGAGATAATAAAAAAATTCAAGTATGAGGAAGATGAATGATTTCTGATCCATTATTGTTGTCGATTGTTATGTTTGGTATTATGTTTTTATTTTTATTGAGTGGTTTGTGGATAGGGTTTTCTTTGTTTGCTGCTGCAATTTCAGGTATGCTTTTATACAAATTTAATTTACCTCCTACAATTTCTATTTGGAGTAAA is a window encoding:
- a CDS encoding hydantoinase B/oxoprolinase family protein encodes the protein MKLNPILLEVFKNRFISISEEMGVTLNRTAFSPNIKERRDFSCALFDENGDMIAQAAHIPVHLGSMPMSVKSAIENVNLKDGDMVILNDPYKGGTHLPDVTIVAPVFLGEDKPQFFVANRAHHADIGGMTAGSMPLSTSIFQEGLIIPPLKIVEKGEVVEPLMKFLLNNVRTPYEREGDFTAQIMANITGIKRIEELVNSYGLQMVKEYAKGMMDYSEKILKNRIKIIPDGVYKFEDFMDDDGIEKEKIKIAVKLIVDNDKVVVDFTESDDQVKGSINAVYSITLSAVLYVFRSLIKDDIPTNAGLLRPIKLKTRKGSIVDAKFPASVAGGNVETSQRIVDVLLGALSRALPNEIPAASQGTMNNITIGGIDEKSGQPFTYYETIGGGMGASSFANGESAVHSHMTNTLNTPIEALEFTYPMMVEEYSIRKNSGGQGKYRGGDGIIRQIRLLNDAEVTMLTERRIFSPYGLNGGEPGKCGANIVISNGEKREIPGKFNINLKKGDIIRIETPGGGGFGKSK
- a CDS encoding TRAP transporter substrate-binding protein, producing the protein MGVRKLLVSILAFLSLSVFAFAQNFTLNLNAIYGPTSFHTQGAMKFAKLVEKYTNGSVKIVVHPGGSLGFKGPELLKAVKDAQVPMSDILMGVVAGSEHVFGISSLPRLVSNFKEARALYEDCKPLYEKAALKWNQKFLYAAPWPPSGLVTKKEIKSVADLKGLKTRTYDKNGAKFLRELGGSPVSMPWGEVYSSLRTGVIDSVLTSTESAKNGKFWEVLKYFTNIYYAFPLNMVTINLDYWKALSKEQQKAMLKAAKEIEEMQWKNSKDRYFSAAKVLEEHGMIINNPTPELEKAMDKAAKKIIDEFMSKAKSKERAVLEKYIK
- a CDS encoding TRAP transporter small permease subunit, whose protein sequence is MKKVLKIIDTASNIGAVFSAIFMILIVLLIVIEIFLRAIFNKSTLITDEYSAYMFVFVVMLGLSYTFKEKGHIKITIITSRLKKKTQRYLEIVILFIALAILIFSLYYSFKMVYDTYSLDMRADTIAETPLYLPQIALPLGYFIFILQVIAEIIKKFKYEEDE